The following proteins are co-located in the Acanthochromis polyacanthus isolate Apoly-LR-REF ecotype Palm Island chromosome 7, KAUST_Apoly_ChrSc, whole genome shotgun sequence genome:
- the polr3g gene encoding DNA-directed RNA polymerase III subunit RPC7 isoform X2 has translation MAGKGRGVAAFTFNIEALGIGRGSMPEARVGPSPLFPSTDFKPVPLKAGEDEDYMLALKQEMRGTMQQLPHNIKPQSNKSEVERYTERYLKKSQIEDEDWTPDWNLFPKELMPQTKKPRAKAGTKKKPVKISRKETEAMLSKLDALAKNDDRNPEKSDDETEKKPGNEEEEEVEAEEYDEEDIEEENDYIDSYFDNGEDFAADSDDNMDGEATY, from the exons ATGGCCGGCAAAGGCCGAGGAGTAGCAGCCTTCACCTTCAACATCGAGGCTCTGGGCATCGGCAGGGGCAGCATGCCAGAAGCCAGGGTGGGGCCCAGTCCTCTGTTTCCA AGcacagactttaaaccagttccGCTGAAAGCTGGTGAAGATGAGGACTACATGCTGGCCTTAAAACAGGAGATGAGAGGAACAATGCAGCAGCTGCCGCACAACATCAAGCCTCAGTCCAATAAATCAG AAGTGGAGCGATACACTGAGAGATACCTGAAGAAAAGTCAGATTGAGGATGAAGACTGGACTCCAG ACTGGAACCTCTTTCCAAAAGAATTGATGCCACAAACTAAAAAACCTCGTGCAAAAGCTG GCACCAAGAAGAAACCAGTGAAGATATCGCGCAAAGAGACAGAAGCCATGCTGAGCAAATTAGAT GCACTGGCAAAGAATGATGACAGAAACCCTGAAAAATCGGATGATGAGACTGAAAAGAAACCTGGgaatgaggaagaagaggaagttGAAGCAGAAGAGTATGATGAAGAGGATATTGAAGAG GAAAACGACTACATTGACAGTTATTTCGACAATGGCGAAGATTTTGCTGCAGACAGTGATGACAATATGGACGGTGAAGCAACATACTGA
- the polr3g gene encoding DNA-directed RNA polymerase III subunit RPC7 isoform X1, with amino-acid sequence MNLCQHVFGSEVKWAHVDGVLQVERRPADMAGKGRGVAAFTFNIEALGIGRGSMPEARVGPSPLFPSTDFKPVPLKAGEDEDYMLALKQEMRGTMQQLPHNIKPQSNKSEVERYTERYLKKSQIEDEDWTPDWNLFPKELMPQTKKPRAKAGTKKKPVKISRKETEAMLSKLDALAKNDDRNPEKSDDETEKKPGNEEEEEVEAEEYDEEDIEEENDYIDSYFDNGEDFAADSDDNMDGEATY; translated from the exons ATGAACTTGTGCCAACACGTGTTTGGCAGTGAAGTGAAGTGGGCACATGTGGACGGTGTGTTGCAGGTAGAGAGGAGGCCTGCGGACATGGCCGGCAAAGGCCGAGGAGTAGCAGCCTTCACCTTCAACATCGAGGCTCTGGGCATCGGCAGGGGCAGCATGCCAGAAGCCAGGGTGGGGCCCAGTCCTCTGTTTCCA AGcacagactttaaaccagttccGCTGAAAGCTGGTGAAGATGAGGACTACATGCTGGCCTTAAAACAGGAGATGAGAGGAACAATGCAGCAGCTGCCGCACAACATCAAGCCTCAGTCCAATAAATCAG AAGTGGAGCGATACACTGAGAGATACCTGAAGAAAAGTCAGATTGAGGATGAAGACTGGACTCCAG ACTGGAACCTCTTTCCAAAAGAATTGATGCCACAAACTAAAAAACCTCGTGCAAAAGCTG GCACCAAGAAGAAACCAGTGAAGATATCGCGCAAAGAGACAGAAGCCATGCTGAGCAAATTAGAT GCACTGGCAAAGAATGATGACAGAAACCCTGAAAAATCGGATGATGAGACTGAAAAGAAACCTGGgaatgaggaagaagaggaagttGAAGCAGAAGAGTATGATGAAGAGGATATTGAAGAG GAAAACGACTACATTGACAGTTATTTCGACAATGGCGAAGATTTTGCTGCAGACAGTGATGACAATATGGACGGTGAAGCAACATACTGA
- the mblac2 gene encoding metallo-beta-lactamase domain-containing protein 2: MSAADWYAHKSLGDGLFWIQERFYQSENRANIWLLRGSHQDVVIDTGLGLRSLPDYIDGNGLLGKDPQRKNPLLAIATHAHFDHSGGLHQFQQVGVHSAEVDALANGDNFETVTWLSDREIAEAPSPGWRARHYKVKAVQPTHILQEGDVINLGDRQLTVLHMPGHSRGSICLHDRDNKLLFSGDVVYDGAMIDWLPYSHVSDYISSCERLVGLVDSEQVDQVLPGHYNTFGAKRLHRIATTYISRAETCPAKFSTFAWSTLAGVALRAFNPRSAC, from the exons ATGTCTGCAGCCGACTGGTACGCTCACAAGTCGCTCGGAGACGGACTCTTCTGGATCCAGGAGCGATTCTACCAGTCGGAGAACCGGGCTAACATCTGGCTGCTCCGCGGCTCGCACCAGGACGTGGTGATCGACACGGGACTGGGCTTGAGGAGCTTACCGGACTACATCGACGGCAATGGGCTGCTGGGCAAAGACCCGCAGAGGAAGAACCCACTGCTGGCCATCGCCACCCACGCCCACTTCGACCACTCGGGTGGGCTGCATCAGTTCCAACAGGTGGGCGTCCACAGCGCGGAGGTCGATGCCCTGGCCAACGGAGACAACTTCGAGACGGTCACCTGGCTCAGCGACAGGGAGATAGCCGAGGCTCCCAGCCCCGGATGGAGGGCCAGACACTACAAAGTGAAGGCAGTGCAGCCCACTCACATCCTGCAGGAGG GCGATGTCATCAACCTCGGCGACAGACAGCTGACAGTGCTTCACATGCCCGGTCACTCCCGGGGAAGCATTTGCCTCCATGACCGTGACAATAAGTTGCTCTTCAGTGGAGATGTTGTGTATGACGGCGCCATGATTGACTGGCTGCCCTACAGTCACGTCAGCGACTACATCAGCAGCTGTGAGCGTCTGGTCGGACTGGTGGACAGCGAACAG GTGGACCAAGTCCTCCCAGGACACTACAACACATTTGGGGCAAAGCGGCTTCATCGGATTGCAACCACATACATCAGCAGAGCTGAAACGTGCCCTGCAAAGTTCTCCACATTCGCCTGGAGTACCCTGGCTGGGGTGGCACTTCGGGCGTTCAATCCACGGAGTGCCTGCTAA
- the lysmd3 gene encoding lysM and putative peptidoglycan-binding domain-containing protein 3, which yields MSSRSQHYGFQTATMVQPANGGHAYLFGNNGSENDLSEEDAESYELRPRGRERLRRSTSRERMDIIYLTRDIQEGDTLNSIALQYHCSVADIKRANNLLTEQDFFALRSVKIPVRRFSVLTETHTTGPLKSASPTSPTGARRLPQISPVTSLPTESSTDSCSSTDSVEGFLLEKDKDIERLVKSTGPSRNSLNEVVSSLTLQQQQPLLGEVEYKPAQRKDPYYGADWGMRWWTAVAIMLVVGIVTPVFYLLYYEVLVKADVSHHNPPQGHGDIHKNLDGNAVETHIIGDNPAGGGPEHVIKGNPQGPVTDKAGGGKDGGPDKT from the exons ATGTCCAGCAGAAGCCAGCACTATGGGTTCCAGACAGCCACCATGGTGCAGCCGGCCAATGGCGGTCATGCCTACCTGTTTGGAAACAATGGCTCGGAGAATGACCTGtcagaagaggatgcagaaagCTATGAGCTTCGGCCACGTGGCAGAGAGAGGCTGCGGAGGAGCACATCCAGAGAGAGGATGGACATTATCTACCTGACCAGAGATATCCAGGAgggggacaccctgaacagcaTTGCCCTGCAGTACCATTGTTCA GTGGCTGACATAAAGCGTGCCAACAACCTCTTGACAGAGCAGGACTTCTTTGCGCTGCGTTCAGTTAAGATTCCCGTGAGGCGCTTCAGTGTCCTCACTGAGACTCATACCACTGGTCCTCTCAAATCTGCCTCCCCCACCTCTCCCACAGGAGCAAGACGCCTGCCTCAGATCTCACCTGTTACATCTCTCCCTACCGAGTCCTCCACGGACTCTTGTTCTTCTACGGACAGCGTGGAAGGATTCCTCCTGGAGAAGGACAAGGACATTGAGCGGCTGGTGAAATCCACAGGACCGTCTCGGAATAGTCTCAACGAGGTTGTGTCCTCCCTAACAttgcagcaacagcagccactGCTAGGAGAAGTTGAGTATAAGCCAGCACAGAGGAAGGACCCTTATTATGGGGCAGACTGGGGCATGAGATGGTGGACGGCTGTTGCCATCATGCTGGTTGTTGGCATTGTCACGCCTGTGTTTTATCTGCTGTACTATGAGGTTCTTGTGAAAGCTGACGTCAGCCATCATAATCCTCCACAAGGTCATGGTGACATTCATAAAAATTTGGATGGCAATGCTGTGGAAACTCACATTATAGGAGACAATCCTGCTGGAGGTGGACCTGAACACGTGATTAAAGGAAACCCACAAGGACCTGTTACGGACAAAGCAGGAGGGGGTAAAGATGGAGGCCCTGACAAAACATAG